The following are from one region of the Silurus meridionalis isolate SWU-2019-XX chromosome 25, ASM1480568v1, whole genome shotgun sequence genome:
- the taf1 gene encoding transcription initiation factor TFIID subunit 1 isoform X2, which produces MSDSDSEEDQDRPFHLTGFLFGNINEDGQLEDDSVLDMESKKHLAGLGSLGLGMLITEITATEEDTEQNTDADGWVKSTDDAVDYSDISEVAEDETRKYKQAMSSMQLSHRTDDEDDYDADSEDIDSKLMPPPPPPSQPITAKKEDPSSQSSSVSDEGDGIILPSIIAPSSVGEKAEFSSSSDSESECDRPTPTGGVGHQSSLTLPLAGIMQKDTAKALPQVTELFPEFRPGQVLRFLRLFGPGKNMPSVWRSARRKRKKKHKDMHSDTPTADGESHAPEGGDERKSGWDYEYAPPPPPEQCLSDDEISMMAPVECKSVSVVCEGEGVCESRPRVAEWRYGPAQLWYDMLGVPEDGAGFHYGLLLRQDNTTTQTEKHTETLSDTHTDTHVDTHADTHADTHTDTPGEKQSSEQDKQHSELEDELFLMVTQLQWEDDIIWNGEEVKHKGTKTQRASLAGWLPSSMTRNANAYNAQQGLSRSNSQLMPPTTPPIPKTPSITGSKRDKHSQEVFHEGDVPWYSIFPIDNEGLVYGRWEDNIIWDDQNMEHLLSPPVLTLDPNDENIILEIPSEKEERTSHSPCKENKKESSLKKSRILLGKTGVIKEEPQQNMSQPEVKDPWNLSNDEFYYPKQQGLRGTFGGNIIQHSIPALELRQPFFPTHMGPMKLRLFHRPSIKKYSFGSLSQPGPHPVQPLLKHIKKKAKMREQERQASGGGDMFFMRTNQDLTGKDGDLILAEYSEEYPPLMLQVGMATKIKNYYKRKPGKDPGAPDCKYGETVYCHTSPFLGSLHPGQLLQAFENNLFRAPIYLHKIPETDFLILRTRQGYFIREVLDIFVVGQECPLYEVPGPNSKRANTHIRDFLQVFIYRLFWKSKDRPRRIRMEDIKKAFPSHSESSIRKRLKLCADFKRTGMDSNWWVLKPDFRLPTEEEIRAMVSPEQCCAYYSMLVAEQRLKDAGYGEKSFFAPEEENEEDFQMKIDDEVRTAPWNTTRAFIAAMKGKCLLEVTGVADPTGCGEGFSYVKVPNKPTQQKDEREPQPVKKTVTGTDADLRRLSLKNAKQLLRKFGVPEEEIKKLSRWEVIDVVRTMSTEQARSGETPMSKFARGSRFSVAEHQERYKEECQRIFDLQNKVLESTEVLSTDTDSSSAEDSDFEEMGKNIENMLQNKKTSSQLSREREEEERKELQRMLMGDEGTERDKGRKDRRKGLSSAQSTGSHKDDDASSVTSLNSSATGRRLKIYRTFRDEDGKEYVRCETVRKPAVIDAYTRIRSTKDDDFIRKFALFDEQHREEMRKERRRIQEQLRRLKRNQEKDKFRGPPEKRPKKAKERPDLKLKCGACGAIGHMRTNKFCPLYYQTNAPPSNPVAMTEEQEEELEKTVIHNDNEELIKVEGTKIVLGKQLIESADEVRRKSLVLKFPKQQLPQKKKRRVGSTVHCDYLNRPHKSIHRRRTDPMVTLSSILESIINDMRDHPNTYPFHTPVNGKLVKDYYKIITRPMDLQTLRENVRKRLYPSREEFRESVELIVKNSATYNGAKHPLTQLAQTMLDLCDQKLKEKEERLVRLEKAINPLLDDDDQVAFSFILDNIVTQKMMAVPESWPFHHPVNKKFVPDYYKVITNPMDLENLRKNISKHKYQNREVFLADVNLIHTNSVKYNGPDSSYTKTALEIVNVCKQTLAEYDEHLTQLEKDICTAKEAALDAADLESLDPLTPGPYTSQGRGRGRLGEEESDVDIEGFEDDDDGKPKTPAPAEEGDLDDEDDEDDEMLLPGRGHLEEEEEEEGLSRPVQSSVLYQDLLMSEGEDECSDEEGDNPFSSIHLSESGSDSDREVGHQDSTCMGMEQEESMMSYEGEGPDEDTHMEDSNVSYGSYDDGDSRHLGRGYSPEGEGHDQGEGLGLGVSEEDEEDEEEEREERRRGPSVLTRVQLSEDEEDSEDFQSIGGDSDMDSDN; this is translated from the exons ATGTCGGACTCAGACAGCGAGGAGGATCAGGACCGCCCCTTCCACCTGACCGGCTTTCTGTTTGGAAACATTAATGAGGATGGACAACTGGAGGACGACAGCGTCCTGGACATG gagAGTAAAAAGCACTTGGCAGGTCTTGGCTCTCTTGGACTTGGCATGCTCATCACAGAGATCACAGCCACTGAGGAGgacacagagcaaaacacagacgcagacg gttGGGTAAAGAGCACTGATGATGCAGTGGATTATTCAGACATCAGTGAAGTTGCAGAGGATGAAACCCGAAAATACAAACAGGCCATGAGTAGCATGCAGCTGTCTCACagaacag atgatgaggatgattatGACGCTGACTCGGAGGACATTGACTCTAAGCTCATGCCCCCACCTCCGCCACCGAGCCAGCCAATCACAGCTAAGAAAGAAGACCCGTCCTCTCAGAGCTCCAGTG TGAGTGATGAAGGGGACGGTATTATTCTTCCCTCCATCATCGCCCCCTCCTCTGTTGGGGAGAAAGCGGAGTTTAGCAGCTCCTCagacagtgagagtgagtgtgataGGCCCACGCCCACCGGAGGGGTGGGGCATCAGTCCAGTCTCACACTCCCATTGGCTGGAATCATGCAGAAGGACACAGCGAAAGCTCTGCCTCAAGTAACTGAGCTGTTCCCTGAGTTCAGACCAGGCCag GTTCTGCGGTTCCTGCGTCTCTTTGGTCCTGGTAAGAACATGCCGTCAGTGTGGCGCAGCGCtcggaggaaaaggaaaaagaaacacaaagacATGCACTCGGACACGCCCACCGCTGACGGCGAATCACACGCTCCAGAGGGAGGGGATGAGAGGAAATCTGGATGGGATTATGAATAtgctccaccacctcctccagaGCAGTGCCTTTCTGATGATGAg atctcCATGATGGCACCAGtggagtgtaagagtgtgtcggtggtgtgtgagggtgagggCGTGTGTGAGTCGAGGCCGCGTGTAGCTGAGTGGCGCTACGGTCCGGCTCAGCTGTGGTACGACATGCTGGGCGTGCCTGAGGATGGGGCGGGGTTTCACTACGGCCTCCTGCTTCGCCAGGACAACACCACCACACAAACTGAAAAACACACTGAGACACTCTCTGatacacacacggacacacacgtCGACACACACGCTGACACAcacgctgacacacacactgatacacctGGAGAAAAGCAGAGCAGCGAACAGGACAAGCAGCACTCTGAG CTAGAGGACGAGCTCTTCCTCATGGTCACACAGCTGCAGTGGGAGGACGACATCATCTGGAatggagaggaagtgaagcaCAAGGGCACTAAGACCCAGAGGGCTAGTCTGGCAGGGTGGCTTCCCTCCAGCATGACCCGTAATGCCAATGCTTACAATGCACAacagg gtctgaGTCGCAGTAATTCCCAGCTGATGCCCCCAACTACGCCCCCCATTCCCAAAACTCCTTCTATAACCGGCTCTAAACGTGACAAGCACAGTCAGGAAG TTTTCCATGAGGGTGATGTTCCATGGTACTCCATTTTCCCAATTGATAATGAGGGGCTTGTGTATGGACGATGGGAAGACAACATCATCTGGGATGATCAGAACATGGAGCATCTGCTGTCTCCTCCTGTTTTGACCCTTGACCCCAACGATGAGAACATCATCCTGG agATCCCCAgtgagaaggaggagagaacATCTCACTCTCCATGCAAGGAGAATAAGAAGGAGTCATCTTTGAAAAAGAGCCGCATTCTGCTCGGGAAAACCGGCGTCATTAAAGAGGAACCACAACAG AACATGTCCCAGCCAGAGGTTAAAGACCCATGGAATCTCTCCAATGATGAGTTCTACTACCCCAAACAGCAGGGGCTGAGGGGCACATTCGGGGGCAACATCATCCAG cacTCTATTCCGGCGTTGGAGTTGAGGCAGCCGTTTTTCCCGACCCATATGGGCCCGATGAAGCTGCGGCTGTTCCACCGTCCCTCAATCAAAAAATACTCGTTTGGTTCTCTGTCTCAGCCTGGACCTCACCCAGTACAGCCCCTCCTCAAACACATCAAGAAGAAggccaag atgagGGAACAGGAGCGACAGGCCTCAGGGGGCGGGGACATGTTCTTCATGCGCACCAATCAGGATCTGACGGGTAAAGATGGTGACCTGATCCTGGCAGAGTACAGTGAAGAGTACCCGCCCCTCATGCTGCAGGTTGGCATGGCAACAAAGATCAAAAACTACTATAAGAGG aagCCTGGTAAAGATCCAGGTGCTCCAGATTGTAAGTACGGAGAGACTGTGTACTGccacacttctccttttctggGATCACTCCATCCTGGACAACTGCTGcag gcgTTTGAGAATAACCTGTTCCGAGCTCCCATCTATCTGCACAAGATTCCAGAGACCGACTTCCTGATTTTGCGGACACGTCAGGGTTACTTTATCCGGGAGGTGCTGGACATATTTGTAGTGGGACAGGAGTGTCCTCTGTACGAAGTCCCAGGACCCAACTCCAAACGGGCCAACACACATATCCGTGACTTcctacag gtgtttATCTATCGCCTGTTCTGGAAGAGTAAGGACCGGCCGAGGCGGATTCGGATGGAAGACATAAAGAAGGCCTTTCCCTCTCACTCAGAGAGCAGCATCCGCAAACGCCTCAAACTCTGCGCAGATTTCAAAcgcac agGGATGGACTCGAACTGGTGGGTGTTGAAGCCGGATTTTCGTTTGCCTACAGAGGAGGAGATCAGAGCCATGGTGTCTCCTGAGCAGTGCTGCGCTTATTACAGCATGCTGGTAGCAGAGCAGAGGctcaag gATGCTGGTTACGGTGAGAAGTCCTTCTTCGCCCCAGAGGAAGAAAATGAGGAAGACTTCCAGATGAAGATTGATGATGag gtgcgcACAGCTCCATGGAACACCACTCGTGCTTTTATTGCAGCGATGAAGGGGAAGTGTCTGCTGGAGGTCACTGGAGTCGCAGATCCCACAGGCTGTGGAGAGGGGTTCAGCTACGTCAAAGTCCCTAACAAACCCACACAgcagaag gacgAGCGAGAGCCTCAGCCTGTGAAGAAGACAGTAACAGGAACAGATGCAGATCTAAGACGCCTTTCACTCAAAAACGCCAAACAGCTCCTGCGCAAGTTCGGTGTCCCAGAGGAGGAG attaaGAAGCTGTCCCGCTGGGAGGTGATTGACGTTGTGCGCACCATGTCTACAGAGCAGGCACGCTCAGGAGAGACACCCATGAGTAAATTCGCACGTGGGTCACGTTTCTCTGTTGCTGAACATCAGGAGCGATACAAAGAGGAGTGCCAGCGCATATTTGACCTGCAGAACAA AGTGTTGGAGAGTACAGAGGTGTTGTCCACAGACACAGACAGCAGTTCTGCGGAGGACAGTGATTTTGAAGAGATGGGGAAGAACATTGAGAACATGCTGCAGAACAAGAAGACGAGTTCTCAGCTGAGCCGAGAGcgagaggaggaggaaaggaaGGAGCTGCAGCGCATGCTGATGGGGGACGAGGGGACGGAGCGAGACAAGGGCAGGAAGGACAGACGCAAAGGCCTCT CAAGTGCGCAGTCCACAGGCTCCCATAAAGATGATGATGCGTCCTCGGTGACGAGCCTGAACTCCTCGGCCACGGGGCGGCGGCTGAAGATCTACCGCACTTTTAGAGACGAAGATGGGAAAGAGTATGTGCGCTGTGAGACCGTCCGCAAACCGGCTGTCATCGACGCATACACACGCATCCGCTCCACCAAGGACGACGACttcat ccggAAGTTTGCCCTGTTTGATGAGCAGCACAGGGAGGAGATGCGTAAAGAGCGCAGACGCATTCAGGAGCAACTGCGCAGATTAAAGCGCAACCAAGAGAAGGACAAGTTCAGAGGACCTCCTGAGAAACGCCCCAAAAAGGCCAAGGAGAGACCTGACCTGaag CTGAAATGTGGAGCGTGTGGTGCAATTGGTCACATGAGGACCAATAAGTTCTGCCCGTTGTACTACCAGACAAATGCCCCGCCCAGTAACCCCGTCGCCATGacggaggagcaggaggaggagcttgAGAAGACGGTCATTCACAACGATAATGAAGAGCTAATTAAAGTGGAGGGAACCAAAATTGTCCTGGGCAAACAGCTCATTGAGAg tgcggatgaggtgaggaggaagTCTCTAGTGTTGAAGTTCCCTAAACAGCAGCTTCCTCAGAAAAAGAAGAGACGTGTCGGCAGCACAGTCCACTGTGACTATCTcaac CGTCCTCACAAGTCCATCCACCGCAGGAGAACGGACCCGATGGTCACACTTTCCTCCATCCTGGAGAGCATCATCAATGACATGAGGGATCACcccaat aCGTACCCGTTCCACACCCCAGTGAATGGTAAGCTGGTGAAGGATTATTATAAGATCATCACTCGGCCGATGGACCTGCAGACGCTGCGTGAGAACGTGAGGAAGCGCCTTTACCCGTCTCGAGAGGAGTTCCGAGAGAGCGTGGAGCTCATCGTCAAGAACAGCGCTACCTAcaatg gagcgAAACACCCCCTGACGCAGTTGGCCCAGACCATGTTGGATCTCTGTGATCAGAAACTGAAAGAG aaagagGAGCGGCTGGTACGCTTGGAGAAGGCTATTAACCCACTgttggatgatgatgatcaggttgCCTTCTCCTTCATCCTTGACAACATCGTCACTCAGAAGATGATGGCCGTGCCTGAG TCCTGGCCCTTTCATCACCCGGTGAATAAGAAGTTTGTTCCTGATTATTATAAAGTGATCACAAACCCCATGGACCTAGAGAACCTTCGCAag aATATTTCCAAACACAAATATCAGAATCGGGAGGTTTTCCTGGCAGATGTTAATCTGATCCACACCAACAGTGTCAAGTATAATG GTCCTGACAGCTCCTACACTAAGACAGCTCTAGAGATTGTCAATGTATGCAAGCAAACCTTAGCAGAG tatgaTGAACACTTGACTCAGTTAGAGAAGGATATCTGTACAGCTAAAGAAGCTGCTCTGGATGCTGCTGACCTGGagagtctggatcctctcacACCCGGACCATACAC ttctcagggCCGTGGGCGGGGCCGATTAGGAGAGGAAGAGTCTGATGTTGATATTGAAGgatttgaagatgatgatgatggcaaaCCCAAAACACCTGCACcg gctgaGGAGGGAGACctggatgatgaggatgatgaggatgatgagatGTTGTTGCCTGGGCGTGGCCatctggaggaggaggaggaggaggaaggctTGAGCAGACCGGTGCAGTCCAGCGTCCTTTACCAGGATCTACTGATGTCTGAGGGAGAGGACGAGTGCAGTGATGAGGAGGGAGATAACCCCTtctcct
- the taf1 gene encoding transcription initiation factor TFIID subunit 1 isoform X3 has product MSDSDSEEDQDRPFHLTGFLFGNINEDGQLEDDSVLDMESKKHLAGLGSLGLGMLITEITATEEDTEQNTDADGWVKSTDDAVDYSDISEVAEDETRKYKQAMSSMQLSHRTDDEDDYDADSEDIDSKLMPPPPPPSQPITAKKEDPSSQSSSVSDEGDGIILPSIIAPSSVGEKAEFSSSSDSESECDRPTPTGGVGHQSSLTLPLAGIMQKDTAKALPQVTELFPEFRPGQVLRFLRLFGPGKNMPSVWRSARRKRKKKHKDMHSDTPTADGESHAPEGGDERKSGWDYEYAPPPPPEQCLSDDEISMMAPVECKSVSVVCEGEGVCESRPRVAEWRYGPAQLWYDMLGVPEDGAGFHYGLLLRQDNTTTQTEKHTETLSDTHTDTHVDTHADTHADTHTDTPGEKQSSEQDKQHSELEDELFLMVTQLQWEDDIIWNGEEVKHKGTKTQRASLAGWLPSSMTRNANAYNAQQGLSRSNSQLMPPTTPPIPKTPSITGSKRDKHSQEVFHEGDVPWYSIFPIDNEGLVYGRWEDNIIWDDQNMEHLLSPPVLTLDPNDENIILEIPSEKEERTSHSPCKENKKESSLKKSRILLGKTGVIKEEPQQNMSQPEVKDPWNLSNDEFYYPKQQGLRGTFGGNIIQHSIPALELRQPFFPTHMGPMKLRLFHRPSIKKYSFGSLSQPGPHPVQPLLKHIKKKAKMREQERQASGGGDMFFMRTNQDLTGKDGDLILAEYSEEYPPLMLQVGMATKIKNYYKRKPGKDPGAPDCKYGETVYCHTSPFLGSLHPGQLLQAFENNLFRAPIYLHKIPETDFLILRTRQGYFIREVLDIFVVGQECPLYEVPGPNSKRANTHIRDFLQVFIYRLFWKSKDRPRRIRMEDIKKAFPSHSESSIRKRLKLCADFKRTGMDSNWWVLKPDFRLPTEEEIRAMVSPEQCCAYYSMLVAEQRLKDAGYGEKSFFAPEEENEEDFQMKIDDEVRTAPWNTTRAFIAAMKGKCLLEVTGVADPTGCGEGFSYVKVPNKPTQQKDEREPQPVKKTVTGTDADLRRLSLKNAKQLLRKFGVPEEEIKKLSRWEVIDVVRTMSTEQARSGETPMSKFARGSRFSVAEHQERYKEECQRIFDLQNKVLESTEVLSTDTDSSSAEDSDFEEMGKNIENMLQNKKTSSQLSREREEEERKELQRMLMGDEGTERDKGRKDRRKGLSSAQSTGSHKDDDASSVTSLNSSATGRRLKIYRTFRDEDGKEYVRCETVRKPAVIDAYTRIRSTKDDDFIRKFALFDEQHREEMRKERRRIQEQLRRLKRNQEKDKFRGPPEKRPKKAKERPDLKLKCGACGAIGHMRTNKFCPLYYQTNAPPSNPVAMTEEQEEELEKTVIHNDNEELIKVEGTKIVLGKQLIESADEVRRKSLVLKFPKQQLPQKKKRRVGSTVHCDYLNRPHKSIHRRRTDPMVTLSSILESIINDMRDHPNTYPFHTPVNGKLVKDYYKIITRPMDLQTLRENVRKRLYPSREEFRESVELIVKNSATYNGAKHPLTQLAQTMLDLCDQKLKEKEERLVRLEKAINPLLDDDDQVAFSFILDNIVTQKMMAVPESWPFHHPVNKKFVPDYYKVITNPMDLENLRKNISKHKYQNREVFLADVNLIHTNSVKYNGPDSSYTKTALEIVNVCKQTLAEYDEHLTQLEKDICTAKEAALDAADLESLDPLTPGPYTPQGRGRGRLGEEESDVDIEGFEDDDDGKPKTPAPAEEGDLDDEDDEDDEMLLPGRGHLEEEEEEEGLSRPVQSSVLYQDLLMSEGEDECSDEEGDNPFSSIHLSESGSDSDREVGHQDSTCMGMEQEESMMSYEGEGPDEDTHMEDSNVSYGSYDDGDSRHLGRGYSPEGEGHDQGEGLGLGVSEEDEEDEEEEREERRRGPSVLTRVQLSEDEEDSEDFQSIGGDSDMDSDN; this is encoded by the exons ATGTCGGACTCAGACAGCGAGGAGGATCAGGACCGCCCCTTCCACCTGACCGGCTTTCTGTTTGGAAACATTAATGAGGATGGACAACTGGAGGACGACAGCGTCCTGGACATG gagAGTAAAAAGCACTTGGCAGGTCTTGGCTCTCTTGGACTTGGCATGCTCATCACAGAGATCACAGCCACTGAGGAGgacacagagcaaaacacagacgcagacg gttGGGTAAAGAGCACTGATGATGCAGTGGATTATTCAGACATCAGTGAAGTTGCAGAGGATGAAACCCGAAAATACAAACAGGCCATGAGTAGCATGCAGCTGTCTCACagaacag atgatgaggatgattatGACGCTGACTCGGAGGACATTGACTCTAAGCTCATGCCCCCACCTCCGCCACCGAGCCAGCCAATCACAGCTAAGAAAGAAGACCCGTCCTCTCAGAGCTCCAGTG TGAGTGATGAAGGGGACGGTATTATTCTTCCCTCCATCATCGCCCCCTCCTCTGTTGGGGAGAAAGCGGAGTTTAGCAGCTCCTCagacagtgagagtgagtgtgataGGCCCACGCCCACCGGAGGGGTGGGGCATCAGTCCAGTCTCACACTCCCATTGGCTGGAATCATGCAGAAGGACACAGCGAAAGCTCTGCCTCAAGTAACTGAGCTGTTCCCTGAGTTCAGACCAGGCCag GTTCTGCGGTTCCTGCGTCTCTTTGGTCCTGGTAAGAACATGCCGTCAGTGTGGCGCAGCGCtcggaggaaaaggaaaaagaaacacaaagacATGCACTCGGACACGCCCACCGCTGACGGCGAATCACACGCTCCAGAGGGAGGGGATGAGAGGAAATCTGGATGGGATTATGAATAtgctccaccacctcctccagaGCAGTGCCTTTCTGATGATGAg atctcCATGATGGCACCAGtggagtgtaagagtgtgtcggtggtgtgtgagggtgagggCGTGTGTGAGTCGAGGCCGCGTGTAGCTGAGTGGCGCTACGGTCCGGCTCAGCTGTGGTACGACATGCTGGGCGTGCCTGAGGATGGGGCGGGGTTTCACTACGGCCTCCTGCTTCGCCAGGACAACACCACCACACAAACTGAAAAACACACTGAGACACTCTCTGatacacacacggacacacacgtCGACACACACGCTGACACAcacgctgacacacacactgatacacctGGAGAAAAGCAGAGCAGCGAACAGGACAAGCAGCACTCTGAG CTAGAGGACGAGCTCTTCCTCATGGTCACACAGCTGCAGTGGGAGGACGACATCATCTGGAatggagaggaagtgaagcaCAAGGGCACTAAGACCCAGAGGGCTAGTCTGGCAGGGTGGCTTCCCTCCAGCATGACCCGTAATGCCAATGCTTACAATGCACAacagg gtctgaGTCGCAGTAATTCCCAGCTGATGCCCCCAACTACGCCCCCCATTCCCAAAACTCCTTCTATAACCGGCTCTAAACGTGACAAGCACAGTCAGGAAG TTTTCCATGAGGGTGATGTTCCATGGTACTCCATTTTCCCAATTGATAATGAGGGGCTTGTGTATGGACGATGGGAAGACAACATCATCTGGGATGATCAGAACATGGAGCATCTGCTGTCTCCTCCTGTTTTGACCCTTGACCCCAACGATGAGAACATCATCCTGG agATCCCCAgtgagaaggaggagagaacATCTCACTCTCCATGCAAGGAGAATAAGAAGGAGTCATCTTTGAAAAAGAGCCGCATTCTGCTCGGGAAAACCGGCGTCATTAAAGAGGAACCACAACAG AACATGTCCCAGCCAGAGGTTAAAGACCCATGGAATCTCTCCAATGATGAGTTCTACTACCCCAAACAGCAGGGGCTGAGGGGCACATTCGGGGGCAACATCATCCAG cacTCTATTCCGGCGTTGGAGTTGAGGCAGCCGTTTTTCCCGACCCATATGGGCCCGATGAAGCTGCGGCTGTTCCACCGTCCCTCAATCAAAAAATACTCGTTTGGTTCTCTGTCTCAGCCTGGACCTCACCCAGTACAGCCCCTCCTCAAACACATCAAGAAGAAggccaag atgagGGAACAGGAGCGACAGGCCTCAGGGGGCGGGGACATGTTCTTCATGCGCACCAATCAGGATCTGACGGGTAAAGATGGTGACCTGATCCTGGCAGAGTACAGTGAAGAGTACCCGCCCCTCATGCTGCAGGTTGGCATGGCAACAAAGATCAAAAACTACTATAAGAGG aagCCTGGTAAAGATCCAGGTGCTCCAGATTGTAAGTACGGAGAGACTGTGTACTGccacacttctccttttctggGATCACTCCATCCTGGACAACTGCTGcag gcgTTTGAGAATAACCTGTTCCGAGCTCCCATCTATCTGCACAAGATTCCAGAGACCGACTTCCTGATTTTGCGGACACGTCAGGGTTACTTTATCCGGGAGGTGCTGGACATATTTGTAGTGGGACAGGAGTGTCCTCTGTACGAAGTCCCAGGACCCAACTCCAAACGGGCCAACACACATATCCGTGACTTcctacag gtgtttATCTATCGCCTGTTCTGGAAGAGTAAGGACCGGCCGAGGCGGATTCGGATGGAAGACATAAAGAAGGCCTTTCCCTCTCACTCAGAGAGCAGCATCCGCAAACGCCTCAAACTCTGCGCAGATTTCAAAcgcac agGGATGGACTCGAACTGGTGGGTGTTGAAGCCGGATTTTCGTTTGCCTACAGAGGAGGAGATCAGAGCCATGGTGTCTCCTGAGCAGTGCTGCGCTTATTACAGCATGCTGGTAGCAGAGCAGAGGctcaag gATGCTGGTTACGGTGAGAAGTCCTTCTTCGCCCCAGAGGAAGAAAATGAGGAAGACTTCCAGATGAAGATTGATGATGag gtgcgcACAGCTCCATGGAACACCACTCGTGCTTTTATTGCAGCGATGAAGGGGAAGTGTCTGCTGGAGGTCACTGGAGTCGCAGATCCCACAGGCTGTGGAGAGGGGTTCAGCTACGTCAAAGTCCCTAACAAACCCACACAgcagaag gacgAGCGAGAGCCTCAGCCTGTGAAGAAGACAGTAACAGGAACAGATGCAGATCTAAGACGCCTTTCACTCAAAAACGCCAAACAGCTCCTGCGCAAGTTCGGTGTCCCAGAGGAGGAG attaaGAAGCTGTCCCGCTGGGAGGTGATTGACGTTGTGCGCACCATGTCTACAGAGCAGGCACGCTCAGGAGAGACACCCATGAGTAAATTCGCACGTGGGTCACGTTTCTCTGTTGCTGAACATCAGGAGCGATACAAAGAGGAGTGCCAGCGCATATTTGACCTGCAGAACAA AGTGTTGGAGAGTACAGAGGTGTTGTCCACAGACACAGACAGCAGTTCTGCGGAGGACAGTGATTTTGAAGAGATGGGGAAGAACATTGAGAACATGCTGCAGAACAAGAAGACGAGTTCTCAGCTGAGCCGAGAGcgagaggaggaggaaaggaaGGAGCTGCAGCGCATGCTGATGGGGGACGAGGGGACGGAGCGAGACAAGGGCAGGAAGGACAGACGCAAAGGCCTCT CAAGTGCGCAGTCCACAGGCTCCCATAAAGATGATGATGCGTCCTCGGTGACGAGCCTGAACTCCTCGGCCACGGGGCGGCGGCTGAAGATCTACCGCACTTTTAGAGACGAAGATGGGAAAGAGTATGTGCGCTGTGAGACCGTCCGCAAACCGGCTGTCATCGACGCATACACACGCATCCGCTCCACCAAGGACGACGACttcat ccggAAGTTTGCCCTGTTTGATGAGCAGCACAGGGAGGAGATGCGTAAAGAGCGCAGACGCATTCAGGAGCAACTGCGCAGATTAAAGCGCAACCAAGAGAAGGACAAGTTCAGAGGACCTCCTGAGAAACGCCCCAAAAAGGCCAAGGAGAGACCTGACCTGaag CTGAAATGTGGAGCGTGTGGTGCAATTGGTCACATGAGGACCAATAAGTTCTGCCCGTTGTACTACCAGACAAATGCCCCGCCCAGTAACCCCGTCGCCATGacggaggagcaggaggaggagcttgAGAAGACGGTCATTCACAACGATAATGAAGAGCTAATTAAAGTGGAGGGAACCAAAATTGTCCTGGGCAAACAGCTCATTGAGAg tgcggatgaggtgaggaggaagTCTCTAGTGTTGAAGTTCCCTAAACAGCAGCTTCCTCAGAAAAAGAAGAGACGTGTCGGCAGCACAGTCCACTGTGACTATCTcaac CGTCCTCACAAGTCCATCCACCGCAGGAGAACGGACCCGATGGTCACACTTTCCTCCATCCTGGAGAGCATCATCAATGACATGAGGGATCACcccaat aCGTACCCGTTCCACACCCCAGTGAATGGTAAGCTGGTGAAGGATTATTATAAGATCATCACTCGGCCGATGGACCTGCAGACGCTGCGTGAGAACGTGAGGAAGCGCCTTTACCCGTCTCGAGAGGAGTTCCGAGAGAGCGTGGAGCTCATCGTCAAGAACAGCGCTACCTAcaatg gagcgAAACACCCCCTGACGCAGTTGGCCCAGACCATGTTGGATCTCTGTGATCAGAAACTGAAAGAG aaagagGAGCGGCTGGTACGCTTGGAGAAGGCTATTAACCCACTgttggatgatgatgatcaggttgCCTTCTCCTTCATCCTTGACAACATCGTCACTCAGAAGATGATGGCCGTGCCTGAG TCCTGGCCCTTTCATCACCCGGTGAATAAGAAGTTTGTTCCTGATTATTATAAAGTGATCACAAACCCCATGGACCTAGAGAACCTTCGCAag aATATTTCCAAACACAAATATCAGAATCGGGAGGTTTTCCTGGCAGATGTTAATCTGATCCACACCAACAGTGTCAAGTATAATG GTCCTGACAGCTCCTACACTAAGACAGCTCTAGAGATTGTCAATGTATGCAAGCAAACCTTAGCAGAG tatgaTGAACACTTGACTCAGTTAGAGAAGGATATCTGTACAGCTAAAGAAGCTGCTCTGGATGCTGCTGACCTGGagagtctggatcctct cacacccggaCCATACACTCCTCAG ggCCGTGGGCGGGGCCGATTAGGAGAGGAAGAGTCTGATGTTGATATTGAAGgatttgaagatgatgatgatggcaaaCCCAAAACACCTGCACcg gctgaGGAGGGAGACctggatgatgaggatgatgaggatgatgagatGTTGTTGCCTGGGCGTGGCCatctggaggaggaggaggaggaggaaggctTGAGCAGACCGGTGCAGTCCAGCGTCCTTTACCAGGATCTACTGATGTCTGAGGGAGAGGACGAGTGCAGTGATGAGGAGGGAGATAACCCCTtctcct